One genomic region from Mangifera indica cultivar Alphonso chromosome 17, CATAS_Mindica_2.1, whole genome shotgun sequence encodes:
- the LOC123200756 gene encoding LOW QUALITY PROTEIN: protein PLASTID MOVEMENT IMPAIRED 1-RELATED 1-like (The sequence of the model RefSeq protein was modified relative to this genomic sequence to represent the inferred CDS: inserted 1 base in 1 codon) → MLPKTESRKKIGESTNSLKLLNDIEAISKALYLEEKSVKSLSSTANTRSKSAGKAPLLDAKGKLKDSTEDPIIKNKKSIWNWKLLKAFSSIKNRRFSCCFSLEVHSIEGLPQTFNDVSLLVHWKRRDGSLETRPTKVLDGTVKFEEILTHTCSVYGSRNGXHHSAKYEAKHFLLYASVFGKPELDLGKHRVDLTRLLPLTLEELGDEKSTGKWTTSFKLSGRAKGAAMNVSFGYTLIGDNTIPNGNNRSVPEVVNVKWNDLGMIKPITKFGTMQQIESIPGKVNQLSHSSTHSMEDIKDLHKVLPTSRSELASSVQMLCKKFDGENFDTSIDHKPELDPVAEHHLEPIKPQSFPMSVSGRENVDNEYEDNEFSVIEQGIELSSEEHNEEKLDSSIDHKPELDLAAEHHLEPIKLHSFPMSVSGRENVDNECEDNEFSIIEQGIELPSKEHTKSLEYTVETTSFPTLKSSEVEVDTSATAFKKGELSQDGNHVSDINKIVGSYCSSKDDDIYSKESLMKDLESALSSVSNLVLEAADSPEWPESHMEINSDHKVIGMGRSHSLDDVTASVATEFLDMLGIEHSPFGLSSESEPESPRERLLRQLEKDALAGGRSLFDFGIANEDQTEFVYDAPSVYESGNFSEDFEPPSAVQAAEGEPWMSTQDIKSKMKAMMLEDLETEALMREWGLSEKAFQSSPTESSSVVGSPCDLPLEEPFQLPPLGEGMGPYLQTKNGGFLRSMSPSLFSNAKGGRSLIMQVSSPIVVPADIGSSVMEILQRLASVGIEKLSMQMNKLIPLEDITGKTMQQVAWESATTLEGLESQHILQHDTEAQQDFSDVQKTMSGRSSGYKSSKLSSNSTGNEICSEYVSLEDLAPLAMDKIEALSMEGLRIQSGMSDEDAPSNISAGSIGEISALQGKGFHMTASLGLEGTGGLPLLDIKDSCEEVDGLMGLSLTLDEWMRLDSGEIYDEDQISEHTSKILTAHHATSLDLIHGWSKGERRHRNGSGRKYGLLGNNFTAALMVQLHDPLRNYELVGAPMLSLIQVERVFVPPKPKIYCMVPELRNNSEDYDESESTGKEAKETKEEKAAEEEGIPHFRITEVHVAGLKTEPEKKKLWGTKTQQQSGSRWLLANGMGKNNNHPFMKSKTFSKSSAPLTTKVQPSDTLWSTSSCSHGTGDKWKELAAANAHIRNPNIIFTNETTRLQ, encoded by the exons ATGTTGCCAAAAACTGAATCTCGGAAGAAGATAGGTGAGAGTACAAATAGTTTGAAGTTGTTAAATGACATTGAAGCTATAAGCAAAGCTCTTTATTTAGAGGAAAAATCTGTAAAAAGTTTGAGTTCTACTGCCAATACCCGGTCCAAATCGGCCGGGAAAGCCCCTTTGCTTGATGCCAAAGGGAAGTTGAAAGACAGTACTGAAGATCCAATTATAAAGAACAAGAAGTCCATTTGGAACTGGAAGCTCTTAAAGGCCTTCTCTAGTATTAAAAATCGTAGGTTTAGTTGTTGTTTCTCTCTCGAAGTCCATTCTATTGAAGGTTTGCCACAGACTTTTAATGATGTTAGTCTTCTTGTGCACTGGAAGAGGCGGGATGGGAGTTTGGAGACCCGTCCAACTAAGGTTCTTGATGGAACAGTTAAATTTGAAGAGATTCTGACACACACTTGCTCAGTTTATGGCAGTAGGAATG CCCATCATTCAGCGAAGTATGAGGCAAAGCACTTTTTGCTTTATGCTTCTGTGTTTGGAAAACCAGAACTAGATCTAGGGAAGCATCGGGTTGACCTCACAAGGTTGCTTCCTCTTACATTGGAAGAATTGGGGGATGAGAAGAGCACCGGGAAGTGGACTACTAGTTTCAAGTTATCAGGGAGGGCTAAAGGTGCTGCGATGAATGTTAGTTTTGGATATACTCTTATTGGGGATAACACAATTCCTAATGGAAATAATAGGAGTGTTCCTGAGGTGGTGAATGTGAAGTGGAATGACTTGGGTATGATCAAGCCTATTACTAAATTTGGTACAATGCAGCAGATTGAAAGCATTCCCGGTAAAGTTAATCAACTGTCTCATTCCTCAACTCACTCCATGGAGGACATCAAAGATCTGCACAAAGTTTTGCCAACATCAAGGTCGGAGCTTGCCAGTTCGGTACAGATGCTGtgtaaaaaatttgatggagaaaattttgatacatCAATTGATCATAAACCTGAACTTGATCCAGTTGCTGAGCATCATCTTGAGCCTATCAAACCACAATCATTTCCCATGTCTGTCTCTGGAAGAGAAAATGTTGATAATGAGTATGAAGACAATGAGTTCTCTGTAATTGAACAAGGGATAGAATTGTCATCAGAGGAACATAATGAAGAAAAGTTGGATTCATCAATTGATCATAAACCTGAACTTGATCTGGCTGCTGAGCATCATCTTGAGCCTATCAAACTACACTCATTTCCCATGTCTGTCTCTGGAAGAGAAAATGTCGATAATGAATGTGAAGACAATGAGTTCTCTATAATTGAACAAGGGATAGAATTGCCATCAAAGGAACATACAAAATCTCTGGAATATACTGTGGAAACTACTTCTTTTCCTACCTTAAAAAGTTCTGAAGTTGAAGTTGATACCTCGGCAACAGCTTTTAAAAAGGGAGAACTTTCCCAGGATGGGAACCATGTCAGTGACATAAATAAGATTGTGGGATCTTATTGCAGTTCCAAAGATGATGACATATACTCCAAAGAATCATTGATGAAAGACTTGGAATCAGCTTTGAGCAGTGTGTCTAATTTGGTGTTAGAAGCTGCAGATTCTCCTGAATGGCCAGAGAGTCACATGGAAATTAATAGTGATCATAAAGTAATTGGGATGGGGAGATCACATAGCTTGGATGATGTTACTGCATCTGTGGCAACTGAATTCTTGGATATGCTGGGGATTGAGCATAGTCCATTTGGCTTGAGTTCTGAGAGTGAGCCAGAGTCTCCAAGAGAGCGCTTGTTAAGGCAACTTGAGAAAGATGCTCTAGCTGGTGGTCgttctttatttgattttggtaTAGCTAATGAGGACCAAACAGAATTTGTTTATGATGCTCCATCTGTATATGAGAGTGGAAATTTTTCTGAGGATTTTGAGCCTCCATCTGCAGTTCAAGCTGCTGAGGGGGAGCCTTGGATGTCAACTCAGGATATAAAGAGCAAAATGAAGGCCATGATGTTGGAAGATTTGGAAACAGAAGCCTTAATGCGTGAGTGGGGGCTGAGTGAAAAGGCTTTTCAAAGTTCTCCAACTGAAAGCTCTAGTGTGGTTGGGAGTCCTTGTGATTTGCCTCTGGAAGAGCCATTTCAATTGCCTCCGCTTGGAGAAGGAATGGGCCCATATCTTCAGACAAAGAATGGAGGATTTTTGAGGTCTATGAGTCCATCACTTTTCAGCAATGCCAAAGGTGGCAGGAGCTTGATCATGCAGGTCTCAAGTCCCATTGTGGTACCTGCAGATATAGGTTCTAGTGTAATGGAGATACTGCAGCGACTGGCATCTGTTGGAATTGAAAAGCTCTCAATGCAGATGAATAAACTAATACCTTTGGAAGATATAACTGGGAAAACAATGCAGCAAGTGGCATGGGAATCTGCAACAACTCTAGAGGGACTTGAGAG CCAGCACATATTGCAACATGATACAGAGGCTCAACAAGACTTTTCAGATGTGCAGAAGACAATGAGTGGAAGATCATCTGGATACAAGTCTAGTAAGcttagttcaaattcaactgGCAATGAAATTTGTTCAGAATATGTATCCTTAGAAGATCTTGCTCCTTTGGCTATGGATAAGATTGAAGCACTTTCAATGGAGGGGTTGAGAATACAATCTGGCATGTCTGATGAAGATGCACCTTCAAACATTAGTGCAGGTTCTATTGGGGAAATTTCAGCCCTTCAGGGCAAGGGGTTCCATATGACTGCATCACTTGGTTTGGAAGGAACTGGTGGATTGCCATTGTTGGATATAAAAGACAGTTGTGAAGAAGTAGATGGGTTAATGGGTCTTTCACTAACTCTTGATGAATGGATGAGGTTGGACTCTGGCGAAATCTATGATGAAGACCAAATCAGTGAGCATACTTCAAAAATACTTACTGCCCATCATGCTACATCCTTGGACTTGATTCATGGATGGTCAAAGGGGGAGAGAAGGCACAGGAACGGATCTGGGAGAAAGTATGGTTTGTTGGGAAATAATTTCACAGCAGCACTGATGGTGCAACTTCATGATCCTCTGAGAAATTATGAACTGGTTGGTGCACCAATGCTTTCTCTTATTCAGGTGGAGAGAGTTTTTGTCCCACCAAAGCCAAAAATATATTGCATGGTTCCAGAGTTGAGGAATAACAGTGAAGACTATGATGAATCTGAGTCAACAGGAAAGGAGGCAAAAgagacaaaagaagaaaaagctgCTGAAGAGGAAGGCATTCCACATTTTCGAATCACTGAAGTCCATGTTGCAGGTCTGAAGACAGAGCCTGAAAAGAAGAAGCTTTGGGGCACCAAAACCCAACAACAATCAGGGTCTCGCTGGCTGCTTGCTAATGGAATGGGAAAGAACAATAACCATCCATTTATGAAGTCAAAGACTTTTTCAAAATCTTCAGCCCCTCTGACAACAAAGGTGCAGCCCAGTGATACTTTATGGAGCACCTCATCTTGTAGTCATGGTACTGGGGATAAATGGAAGGAATTGGCAGCAGCCAATGCGCATATTCGGAAccctaatattatttttacaaatgaAACTACTAGGTTGCAGTGA
- the LOC123200760 gene encoding PHD finger protein ALFIN-LIKE 4-like, protein MDGGAQYNPRTVEDVFRDFKGRRTGMIKALTTDVEEFYQQCDPEKENLCLYGSPNEQWEVNSPAEEVPPELPEPALGINFARDGMQEKDWLSLVAVHSDAWLLSVAFYFGARFGFDKADRKRLFAMINDLPTIFEVVTGSAKKQGKEKSAVSNHSSNKSKSSSKGRSSESGKLSKTVHPKEEDEGLDEEDEEEHGDTLCGACGENYAADEFWICCDICEKWFHGKCVKITPARAEHIKQYKCPSCSNKRARP, encoded by the exons ATGGACGGAGGAGCACAGTACAATCCGAGAACGGTGGAGGACGTCTTCAGAGATTTTAAGGGCCGTAGAACCGGCATGATTAAGGCTCTAACCACTG ATGTTGAAGAATTTTATCAGCAGTGCGATCCTG AGAAGGAGAATCTTTGCCTTTATGGATCCCCAAATGAACAATGGGAAGTCAATTCACCTGCTGAAGAAGTGCCTCCAGAGCTCCCAGAGCCTGCATTAGGTATTAACTTTGCCAGAGATGGGATGCAGGAAAAGGATTGGTTGTCTCTGGTTGCTGTTCACAGTGATGCATGGCTACTTTCTGTGGCTTTCTATTTTGGGGCTAGATTTGGTTTTGACAAAGCTGACAG GAAACGTCTCTTCGCTATGATTAATGATCTTCCAACGATTTTTGAGGTTGTTACTGGAAGTGCAAAGAAACAGGGAAAGGAGAAGTCAGCAGTTTCAAATCACAGCAGCAACAAATCCAAGTCAAGCTCTAAAGGG AGGTCTTCTGAATCTGGCAAATTGTCAAAGACTGTGCATCCAAAGGAGGAGGATGAGGGATTggatgaggaggatgaggaaGAGCATGGAGATACCTTATGTGGGGCATGTGGAGAGAATTATGCAGCTGACGAGTTCTGGATTTGCTGTGACATATGTGAGAAATGGTTCCACGGAAAATGTGTGAAAATCACTCCAGCCAGGGCGGAGCACATCAAGCAGTACAAGTGCCCCTCCTGCAGCAACAAGAGAGCTAGGCCTTGA